A segment of the Staphylococcus ratti genome:
CTAAGTTGCGTACACAACTTAGCCTTTTTTAATTATCTTTTTTATTGCAATAGTCCCTCTCATGACAGTGATTAATTCACCTTGGGTACTAGAAATTTTTATTTCCCAAACGTGTGTCATTCGACCTTGATGAAGTATGTTTGCCTCTGCCACCACTTTACCTTCTTTTACAGATTTAATATGATTCGCATTCATTTCAAGACCTACCGGTATTTCTCGGTTCAAATCTAAAAGATATGCCGATCCCATAGAACAAGCTGTCTCACCTAAAGCAATCGTCGCTCCGCCATGAAGATATCCGAAAGGTTGTTTGACTTTATCACTCACAGGCATTTCAATTTTAATGTAGCCTTCTTTTTGTTCGATGACTTGCATTTCTAATAATTCCACTAAATTTGTCATAATGACGCCTCCTATTTACAGCAATTATAATACAAGTGCTGCAACAGTTCCCATTATAATCAGAGGAATATTAAAAAATAAAAAGTTCGGAATACACGTGTCACGGATGTGATCATGTTGTCCATCCACATTTAACCCTGCGGTTGGTCCTAATGTAGAATCACTCGCGGGGGAACCAGAATCTCCTAAAGCACTCGCTGTACCAATTAAAGCAATTAAGGCCATTGTGCTCATTCCAAGTGCTTCTCCAAATGGAATGAATAATGCTGCTATAATTGGGATAGTCGCAAATGATGAACCAATGCCCAATGTAATGATTAAACCAATGATGTACATTAACACGATGCTCATAAACATATTGCCACCTGATAGTGTCGTTAAACTACTCACTAATTTTTCAATATCTCCCGTTTTATTCATCACACCTGCAAAACCATTCGCAGTTAAAATGACCACACCGATATATGCCATAATCTTAATGCCTTCAACAAATTGAGCATCTAAAGTTTTCCAATTGTAAACACCAGAAATGAAAAATACTAAAACTCCTGCAAGTGCGCCAAAGATCATTGAATCTGTTAACGTTTGTACGAGAAAGGTAGCTAAAATTGCAATAATAACCATTACAATGACATAAGGTCTTAAAATCACTTTATCATTGGTATTAGCTGTCTCAATCTTTTTATATTGTCTAGGTTTACGGTAATAAAACATCGCCAAAATTAAGCCGATAATGTAGCCACTTGCTGGAATTAGCATTGCTTTCCAAATCATGCCAAACTCAATCGGATGGCGCGCTTTATCAAAGCCCTTTTGTATTATTTCCTGAAAAATATGACCGAATCCAAAAGGAAGTAACACATATGGAAAACATAAACCAAATCCAATGATGATACCGATTAAACGTCGATCTATATTTAATTCATTAAATAAACTTAGTAATGGTGGCACTACAATTGGAATAAATGCAATATGTACTGGAATAACGTTTTGACTCATCACACTTAACGCTAATAAGCTAATGATGATGGCTATTTTCACTTTAATACGAGACACTTTCGTATTTTCCGTTCGGATAGCTTCAATAATGCGGTTTACTAAATAATCTGTAATACCACTATAAGAAATCAACGCCGCGAAACCGCCAAGTAATGCGTAACTTAATGCCACTTCAGCACCATCAACAATATTTTGTGTGAATGTCGTAATTGTTTTATCAATAGGTAATCCTGCAATGAGTCCACCGACTAATGCACTAATAAACAAACTAATGACTACATTTAATCTACACAAACATAAAATAATCATAAGTATTACTGCAACCAAAACTGCATTCATTCCAACTTCTCCTTTAGTTCGTTATCGAGTTAAAGCGTTATGAAAATCATAACAGTTCGATAATTTCATGTCAATGTCGGTTAATAAATAAAACACTGTAGTGCGCCAAATAAAGCATTCTACAGTGTTTAGTTACTTACATTTTTCCGTATTGTTTTTCTAAATAACGCACGATCGTTGCAATTAAATACCCTGTTGGACCTTTTGGACCTTTATGCGTATCTTTTGATATTGTAGCAGGACCCGCAATATCAAAATGCAAATGCGGGGTTTTACCACTAAAATGTGTCACAAATGCTGCTGCAAATAGCGCTTTACCGTCACCATTAATATGATTCGTTAAATCAGCAATATCGGATTTTTTGATATTACGACGTTCCGTTTCTGTAATCGGTAATTCAAATACCGCTTCGTCAGCCAAATGTGCTTGTTCTAAAATGTCATTTAATAATGTAGAAGATGCACCTTTATTGAAAACAGCAGCTTTATCTTCACCAAGCGCCACAATTGCCGCACCTGTTAATGTTGCAAAATCGATAATGAGTGAAGGTTGAAATTGATTCGCATAAAAAGTAGCGTCTCCAAGTACTAAGCGACCTTCTGCATCAGTATTTGGAACTTCTACAGTCTCACCACTTAAAGCTGTAAATACATCATCTGGTTTCATCGCATGTGCTGCAATCATATTTTCTGCCGCAGCAATGACTGCAACAACATTGACTTTCAGTTGAAGTGATTGAATCGCGTCTATCATCCCTATCACATTCGCAGCCCCACACATATCAAATTTCATTGACGGCATCGTTGTTTTAGATTTAATGGTATAACCACCTGAATCATACGTAATACCTTTCCCTACTAAAGCTATCGTTTCAGCATCATTTTCAGGATTCCCTTTGTACTCTAATGTGATCAAACGTGGACCATTGATTGAGCCTTTACCTACTGCATGAATTAAACCAAATCCCTCTTGTTGAATGGTCTCTGCATCTTTAATATCCACATGTACTGCTGCAGATTCAAAATGTTGTGACACAACTGTTGCAAAATAAGAAGGTGTAAGAATATTAGGAGGCATATTGCCTAAATCACGTGCAAAATTAATGGATTGCCCTAATTTCCGACCTAAATCGATCGCTTTTTCATATTGCGCATCCACTTTTGGCTCAAATTGAATATGTAACGTATAAGGTGCTTTTTTATCCGACTTATAGGAATCAAACGTATAAATTGCTTGTTCACGTTGTAATCCCATAATATGAAATATTTTCTCAAGCTCCACAGCTTTCGTATAAAACGTTGGTATATGAATCTTAATTTCAGAAATAGCTTGTTTTTTTAAATATTGAAATATATTTCCCCATACTTTAATATAATCCGCTTCTTTAAGCATTTTCACATTACCTAAACCTACAGTAATGATACGTACTAAATTTTGATTGATGAAGCATGCAGTATCACGTATTTCTCCTAGCTTTGAAGATATAATTTGTTTCGATTTTAGTTCTGTCAATGCGCTAATGAATGCATCATTTTCTTTTACCTCATCTTGATATTGATTGAGGTGTTCGGGTATGCCAATGAGCATAATAGAAGCTTTATCATTTGTTGTCATAGTAACACTCCTTTTTTATTTAATGACAGATTAGATTGTAAAAATAAAATAGAATATATCTCCTCTTATTGTAAATGAGTGATAGCATCACAGCAACACACGCCACTCTCTCTATCATTATCTCAAGCTTTTGTGGATACACCTTAGTTTTTCAAAAACCAATTGACAAAGTATAAAAAAGACTAGGACCCCTCATGTCCTAGTCTTTTTAGTACTTTACATAACGAAAGTTTAGAATTTACCTTTTTTGTATGCTAAACCTAAACCACCAATTTTGAAGATAGCACGTGTATCAATAACACGTTTCATAAAGGCTGCTTTTTTACCAGTAATTTCACGACCGTAAACCAATCCTACACCATCGTGTTTACCTAAAGATGCTACTGTACCACGATCAACATATGTGAAGTTTTCTGTTGGTTCACCTTTTAAAATGTGTTGGATGTTTTTAGCAACATGTTCACCTTGTTGCATCGCAATTTGTGCAGTAGTTGCTAATGGACGTTCTTCACCTTCTGGAATAAACGCTGAACAGTCACCAATAACGAAAATATCATCGTAACCTTCAATTGTTAAATCTTGTTTCGTAACAATACGACCACGTTTTACACCTTCGAATGATTTTTCCATTAATTGACTACCGCGTACACCAGCAGCCCATACTACAGTATTCGCTTCTAAAGTTTGTTCTTGATCATTTACTTTTACTACGAAACCTTTCTCGTTAGCAGCAACGATCGGTGTTCCAACTTTAAATTCCACACCGCGGCTTTCTAAATAACTTACAGCATGATTTACTAATTCGTCTGAGAACATAGGTAACATTTTTGGCGCTGCTTCAACACAAGTAATTTTTACTTTGCTTTG
Coding sequences within it:
- a CDS encoding hotdog fold thioesterase, which produces MTNLVELLEMQVIEQKEGYIKIEMPVSDKVKQPFGYLHGGATIALGETACSMGSAYLLDLNREIPVGLEMNANHIKSVKEGKVVAEANILHQGRMTHVWEIKISSTQGELITVMRGTIAIKKIIKKG
- a CDS encoding Na+/H+ antiporter family protein — translated: MNAVLVAVILMIILCLCRLNVVISLFISALVGGLIAGLPIDKTITTFTQNIVDGAEVALSYALLGGFAALISYSGITDYLVNRIIEAIRTENTKVSRIKVKIAIIISLLALSVMSQNVIPVHIAFIPIVVPPLLSLFNELNIDRRLIGIIIGFGLCFPYVLLPFGFGHIFQEIIQKGFDKARHPIEFGMIWKAMLIPASGYIIGLILAMFYYRKPRQYKKIETANTNDKVILRPYVIVMVIIAILATFLVQTLTDSMIFGALAGVLVFFISGVYNWKTLDAQFVEGIKIMAYIGVVILTANGFAGVMNKTGDIEKLVSSLTTLSGGNMFMSIVLMYIIGLIITLGIGSSFATIPIIAALFIPFGEALGMSTMALIALIGTASALGDSGSPASDSTLGPTAGLNVDGQHDHIRDTCIPNFLFFNIPLIIMGTVAALVL
- a CDS encoding M17 family metallopeptidase, whose amino-acid sequence is MTTNDKASIMLIGIPEHLNQYQDEVKENDAFISALTELKSKQIISSKLGEIRDTACFINQNLVRIITVGLGNVKMLKEADYIKVWGNIFQYLKKQAISEIKIHIPTFYTKAVELEKIFHIMGLQREQAIYTFDSYKSDKKAPYTLHIQFEPKVDAQYEKAIDLGRKLGQSINFARDLGNMPPNILTPSYFATVVSQHFESAAVHVDIKDAETIQQEGFGLIHAVGKGSINGPRLITLEYKGNPENDAETIALVGKGITYDSGGYTIKSKTTMPSMKFDMCGAANVIGMIDAIQSLQLKVNVVAVIAAAENMIAAHAMKPDDVFTALSGETVEVPNTDAEGRLVLGDATFYANQFQPSLIIDFATLTGAAIVALGEDKAAVFNKGASSTLLNDILEQAHLADEAVFELPITETERRNIKKSDIADLTNHINGDGKALFAAAFVTHFSGKTPHLHFDIAGPATISKDTHKGPKGPTGYLIATIVRYLEKQYGKM
- a CDS encoding NAD(P)/FAD-dependent oxidoreductase: MAERKKVLVLGAGYAGLQTVSKLQKQLSKEDAQITLINKNDYHYEATWLHEASAGTISYEDVLYPIDSVIKDHVEFVRAEVTKIDRNAKKVETTRGVFDFDILVVGLGFESETFGISGMKEHAFQIENVHTARKIARHIEDKFANYAASKTKDDKDLAILVGGAGFTGVEFLGELTDRIPELANKYGVDQSKVKITCVEAAPKMLPMFSDELVNHAVSYLESRGVEFKVGTPIVAANEKGFVVKVNDQEQTLEANTVVWAAGVRGSQLMEKSFEGVKRGRIVTKQDLTIEGYDDIFVIGDCSAFIPEGEERPLATTAQIAMQQGEHVAKNIQHILKGEPTENFTYVDRGTVASLGKHDGVGLVYGREITGKKAAFMKRVIDTRAIFKIGGLGLAYKKGKF